Genomic DNA from Oncorhynchus mykiss isolate Arlee chromosome 2, USDA_OmykA_1.1, whole genome shotgun sequence:
tggaacagacagagaggagatcttACTAACAACTGGAACAGACAGAGGGGAGATCTTACTAACAACTGGAACAGACAGAGGGGAGATCTTACTAACATCAGACAGGAACACGACTGCAGATGAGATGTAGGTCAAATCTGGTGCAATGTTTGTTGTACATGGTCCCTGTCAagtaaactaataacacaaaacaaACCCTGTGGAGTTGGCAGCATCAggcagttagttagttacctgtttgtgtgtctgtgtccgtgTCTGTCTCTCCTCGGGGTACTCCCTCTGTGGCTCTGTGTTGTGGTGTGAAGCTGGTGGACCTGGTGATGTTGATAGTTTTACAGCCCTGGGATGTTTGTCCAGGATGGATGAGGAGTCAGAAGTGGGCCttggactggggctggtggtgcTGTCTCTGCGAGGCTGATAGGTCTGGGTCTGGTGGctctcctggaggagaggagacggaggCTTGGCGCTCAAACTGGTGGTGGTCTCTCTGCAATGCTGCTCGGTCTGTTGGGTGTTGGGAGTGTGTTCCTGTGTCTGGGCATTGTGGCTGGGAGGTGGGGCAGGTCTAGGGCTGTCAGAGGTGGGTCTAGGGCTGTCAGAGGTGGGCCTAGGGCTGTCAGAGGTGGGCCCAGGGCTGTCAGAGATGGGCCTAGGACTGTCAGAGGTGGGCCTAGGGCTGTCAGAGGTGGGCCCAGGGCTGTCAGAGATGGGCCTAGGGCTGTCAGACGTGGGCCTAGGACTGTCAGAGATGGGCCTAGGGCTGTCAGAGGTGGGCCTAGGGCTGTCAGAGGTGGGCCTAGGGCTGTCAGAGGTGGGCCTAGGGCTGTCAAATATGGGCCTAGGGCTGTCAGAGATGGGCCTAGGGCTGTCAGAGATGGGCCTAGGGCTGTCAGAGATGGGCCTAGGGCTGACAGAGGTGGGCCTAGGGCTGTCAGAGGTGGGCCTAGGGCTGTCAGAGGTGGGCCTAGGGCTGTCAAAGATGGGCCTAGGGCTGTCAGAGATGGGCCTAGGGTTGTCAGAGGTGGGCCTAGGGTTGTCAGAGGTGGGCCTAGGGTTGTCAGAGGTGGGCCTAGGGCTGTCAGAGATTGGCCTAGGACTGTCAGAGGTGGGCCTAGGGCTGTCAAAGATGGGCCTAGGGCTGTCAGAGATGGGCCTAGGGTTGTCAGAGGTGGGCCTAGGGTTGTCAGAGGTGGGCCTAGGGTTGTCAGAGGTGGGCCTAGGGCTGTCAGAGATGGGCCTAGGACTGTCAGAGGTGGGCCAAGGGCTGTCAGAGATGGGCCTAGGGCTATCAGAGATGGGCCTAGGGCTGTCAGAGGTGGGCCTAGGGCTGTCAGAGATGGGCCTAGGGCTGTCAGAGATGGGCCTAGGACTGTCAGAGGTGGGCCTAGGGCTGTCAGAGATGGGCCTAGGGCTGTTAGAGATGGGCCTAGGGCTGTCAGAGATGGGCCAAGGGCTGTCAGAGATGGGCCTAGGGCTATCAGAGATGGGCCTAGGGCTGTCAGAGGTGGGCCTAGGGCTGTGGCTGGGACTGACGGGACTCTCTTTGTGGTGCTGCTTGGTCTGGGCCtgtgttgggtgggtgggtgcttGTCTCTTGTTGGTCTGGGCATGTGTCGGGTGGGTGGGTGCTTGTCTCTTATGCATCTGGGCCTGTGTCGGCGGGGCCTGTCTATACTGGGCTTGGATTTGGTGGGCCTGGATGTGCTGCATTTGGGCCGGGGTCTGGGGGGGTTGAGGGTGTGGTGTGTTGGGGCTAGATCTGTGTGTAGGCCTGATAGCACTTTCTCTACAGTTCTGTGTCTGCTGGTGTTGTCGGACGTCGCTCTGGGCCTGTAGCTGGTGGTTCTGGACCTGTTTTGGGAGGGGATCGACCTCTGTCAGGTAGGTGTGGGTCTGGTAGGCCTGTTTTGGGAGGGTATGAACCTCTGTCAAGTAGGTGTGGGTCTGGTGGGCTTGTTTCGGGCGGGCCTTGGCCTGCTGAGTGTGGGATTGTGTCTGGTGAGGGTGTGGGGTGCTGGGGCTGGGCCCGGATCTAGGCCTGGGCCTGGGCCTTGGTGGTCTGGGCCTGACGGCAGCCTCTCTGCAGTCCTGTGTCTCtgagctgctgctgctactcatgTATACCTTCATCTCAGACACTATGTGGCCAGTGTATTCCTGCCTGTCAGTCTCCCTCACGACCCTTCCTACTTCCCTCCCACTCTTTACACCTCCCCTCTCACTCCTTCCtccccgtcctcctcccttcccctgccTCTTCACCTCCTTATGGGCCCTTTGAGGGGCTTCACATGTCCAATCCCTTCCCCCTCCACTTCCCTTATAGGGGGCCCTTTGTGGGGACTGTGAGATACACACTGAGATCTTACTGTCCTCAGGGGTGTTACAGTTCCCTATAGAGAAGACCTCAACTTCCGCTCTATCATTGTCttctctatctccctttctcatcctctcctccttccgcTGGCGGCTGGATGTTTGCTCCTGCACTCTGCAGACCTCACCGTCCTCCCTGTCTCGGTCccacctctttccccctctcattctctctccctctctcatcctttcctcctccctctctcccttcctcgtcctctccccctccctctctccctctctcatcctctccccctccctccctccctctctcattctctctccctctctcatcctctcctcctccctctctctctcccttgtcctctccccctccctctctccctctctcatcctctccccctccctctctctcatcctctccccctccctctctccctctctcatcctctccccctccttctctccctctctcatcctctccccctccctcatcaactccccctccctctctccctctctcatcctctcctcctccgtctctccctccctcatcctctccccctccctctctccctctctcttcctctccccctccctctctccctctcgcatcctctccccccctctctctctcatcctctcctcctgcctctctccctctctcatcctctccccataTTTCTCCTGGTGGCTGCTGGGTgttttctcctgctctctgtcctctgtctcctcAGAATCCTCCTCTGTGTATGTGGTCACATCCCGCTcttcctctgtttcccccatcTCATCTGGGAAATTCTTCTCTTTCTgcccttccacctcctcctgccCCTTctgcccctccacctcctccttctgcccctccacctcatcctcccccttctgcccctccacctcctcctgccCCTTCTgcccttccacctcctcctgccCCTTctgcccctccacctcctcctcccccttctgcccctccacctcatcctcccccttctgcccctccacctcctccttctgcccctccacctcatcctccctcttctgcccctccacctcctcctgccccttctgcccctccacctcctccttctgcccctccacctcatcctcccccttctgcccctccacctcctcctcccccttctgccCCTTCACATCCTCCTGCCCCTTctgcccctccacctcctcctcccccttctgcccctccacctcctcctgccCCTCCACCTGCTCCTGCAACTTCTGCCCCTCCTCCTGCCCCTTCTGCCCCTCCACTTCCTcctgcccctccacctcctcctcctgcacctccacattccctttctcctcctcatctccagcCTTGGAGGCATGACATGGATTGTCACTGAACTGATGCTCAGATGAGATACAGGGATTTGTATGTGTCTCTAGTCTTTCATTATACATAACCATTTCCTCAGACTCAGGTCCGTACAGTGACCTGGTGTGTTTGCATTGTCCAGTGCTGCTCCCATCCCCCTCCAGGCTGTTCCCCTCCACACTACCCTCCACATAGGAGTCATCCTTGGGGCAATAGGTACCATCCTCACATTCCACGTAGGTTCCGTCTTCGTGTTCTATGTAAGTTCTGTCTTCACATTCCACGTAGGTTCTGTCTTGGTGTTCCACGTAGGTCCTGTCTTGGTGTTCCACGTAGGTTCTGTCTTGGTGTTCCGCGTAGGTTCTGTCTTGGTGTTCCGCGTAGGTTCTGTCTTGGTGTTCCGCGTAGGTTCTGTCTTGGTGTTCCACGTAGGTTCTGTCTTCACATTCCACGTAGGTTCTGTCTTGGTGTTCCACGTAGGTTCTGTCTTCACATTCCACGTAGGTTCTGTCTTGGTGTTGCACGTAGGTTCTGTCTTGGTGTTCCGCGTAGGTTCTGTCTTGGTGTTCCACATAGATGCCATCCTCAGTCTCTACATAACTTCCATCCTGAGGCTCAGGATAGTGTTTGTAGTACCTCACCTGCATACTCTGGTCTTCCACCTGTAGTACCTGATCAATGTCTTGCTCCACACCCTCCGCGTCCGAACCCACGTTGTCATACTCTGAGcagctgtcctcctcctcctcctcttcctcctcatccatGCTGTCAGGGATAATGGTGTCACCGGGCTGGTTCAGCGGGGGCTCAGAGGAGACACTAGCTGTAGCAGGGACAGGAAGAGGTGAACCGGAGGGACTAATCAGACACGGCTGGTTAGGATTGGCACTGGTAAGGACAGGTGGTGGTTTAACAGTCCTGGGCTTGCTCTCCTGACTGGATGGGGAGTCAGAGGTGGGCCTGGTGCTGGGGCTGTTTGGACTCTctctgcaatgctgctggggatGTCGGGGATGGGACTGGGCATCTGGCTGCTGAGGGTAGTTCTGGGCCTGAGTCAGGTGGCTGTAGGCTTGGTTTGGGTGGGCCTGTGTTGCActagcagggacagggacaggtgcTGCAGGGCCAGGGGTCCTCTCGTCATTGTTATTGTCCAGCTCCTCAATGCTGGTGCTCTGAGAGTGCTGAGGATGGTCCTCACTCTTCAGACTCCGAGGCCCATTATGAGGTCCTTCAGTTGGGCCTTTGCTGCTCAGACTCATCAGTAGGCTCATCAGTCCTTCATTAGTAGGCTCCCCTGTGGATAAGGGGCCAAGGCAGGGCGGAGGGCCCTTACTCCTCAAACTCTGTGGTCTTTCTTTCTGAGGTCCTTCATTATGAGGTCCTTCATTAGACTCTTCTGTGGATCCTGTGGGTCCAGGGCAGGGTGGAGGGCTGGTGGCCAATATTCTCCTAATAGTCCCTGGCTTTTTCTCTATGAATCCAGCATGGCCAGGGCAGGATGGAGGGCTGGGCCCCAGGATTCTGGTGAtcttctctgacttcctcccaTGAGCCATGGCTCAGGCTGGCCCATCAAATCCCCCACCACACTATCCTCAGTCCTAAAATAAGACCGCAATGAACCCATGGTCAAATTATTATCGGAATTGCATATCGGGTTTACAAGCTAAATCTATGCCTAAAATCGTTTACTGGTTCTATTTACACAGCTAGACCAAATAAGGGTGTACGGGGAACGCATGCAATCCTCAAGTGAGCGAAATCAAATGGGTTATTCGTCTAAAACTGCGTCACTACACATCTGCGTTCAATAATACCCGCCAAAACCACACACATCTAAATGCGAACTGtccctgtccatggtgctgaaccgTACAACGGATGATTGATGCTACTTGCAGTCGGCCTTTTTTTGTTGATCATTATGACGTTGCAAATGCTGTTGCAAATGCTGTTGCTATTGCGGATCGTATAAGATCTCGTGCGAGATTCTTCCATTGAACATTGCAGATAATCAAAATGATAAACGATTACGCCAAACTTTTGCCGCAACTGCAGGGGTAGCGTTAGAAATATGTTCTTTTGAGCACAGGATAGGAAAACGCACGCATTCGTTCTATCTCAACCTATTTCTTAAATCGGATCCGGGTTTTCATGCACTCAGCATCTTTTGTCTGTCTCCCATAAAACGCAGATATGTTTTTCTCATCCATTCTCTGAAAACCGCTAATCGTCACATTCAACCAAAGCGTTGTAAATCTATGGGCGACAAAAACAAACCGTTTACCTCTTATAGGCATAATTAACAACG
This window encodes:
- the LOC110500900 gene encoding cell surface glycoprotein 1, whose product is MREGERMRGGKRWDRDREDGEVCRVQEQTSSRQRKEERMRKGDREDNDRAEVEVFSIGNCNTPEDSKISVCISQSPQRAPYKGSGGGRDWTCEAPQRAHKEVKRQGKGGGRGGRSERGGVKSGREVGRVVRETDRQEYTGHIVSEMKVYMSSSSSSETQDCREAAVRPRPPRPRPRPRSGPSPSTPHPHQTQSHTQQAKARPKQAHQTHTYLTEVHTLPKQAYQTHTYLTEVDPLPKQVQNHQLQAQSDVRQHQQTQNCRESAIRPTHRSSPNTPHPQPPQTPAQMQHIQAHQIQAQYRQAPPTQAQMHKRQAPTHPTHAQTNKRQAPTHPTQAQTKQHHKESPVSPSHSPRPTSDSPRPISDSPRPISDSPWPISDSPRPISNSPRPISDSPRPTSDSPRPISDSPRPISDSPRPTSDSPRPISDSPRPISDSPWPTSDSPRPISDSPRPTSDNPRPTSDNPRPTSDNPRPISDSPRPIFDSPRPTSDSPRPISDSPRPTSDNPRPTSDNPRPTSDNPRPISDSPRPIFDSPRPTSDSPRPTSDSPRPTSVSPRPISDSPRPISDSPRPISDSPRPIFDSPRPTSDSPRPTSDSPRPTSDSPRPISDSPRPTSDSPRPISDSPGPTSDSPRPTSDSPRPISDSPGPTSDSPRPTSDSPRPTSDSPRPAPPPSHNAQTQEHTPNTQQTEQHCRETTTSLSAKPPSPLLQESHQTQTYQPRRDSTTSPSPRPTSDSSSILDKHPRAVKLSTSPGPPASHHNTEPQREYPEERQTRTQTHKQMPHNISEQWPGTPHCPEPRALQEDSNNTPRPEPTQNNASFPSFVDVPGPCEPEDLIDGIIFAANYLGSTQLLSNKNPSKGTRMAQAQEAVSQVKSQDGDSQTVTEVDLFISTKAVKVLNADSQETLMDSALRSISYIADIGSIVVLMARTRMADTSSQDCSEADLSCSEGPRRYRMICYVFESEDAQLIAQSIGQAFSVAYREFLRANGINPKDLSQKQYSDIINSQEMYNDDLVHFSNSDNCKELELEKQKGESLGVVIVESGWGSILPTVILANMLNSGPAARSGKLSVGDQIMSINNTSLVGLPLATCQGIIKGLKSQVQVKLSIVSCPPVTTVLIKRPDLKFQLGFSVQNGIICSLMRGGIAERGGVRVGHRIIEINGQSVVAMPHEKIVQTLSVSVGEINMKTMPAVMFRLLTGQEIPVYI
- the LOC118936886 gene encoding spore wall protein 2-like; amino-acid sequence: MAHGRKSEKITRILGPSPPSCPGHAGFIEKKPGTIRRILATSPPPCPGPTGSTEESNEGPHNEGPQKERPQSLRSKGPPPCLGPLSTGEPTNEGLMSLLMSLSSKGPTEGPHNGPRSLKSEDHPQHSQSTSIEELDNNNDERTPGPAAPVPVPASATQAHPNQAYSHLTQAQNYPQQPDAQSHPRHPQQHCRESPNSPSTRPTSDSPSSQESKPRTVKPPPVLTSANPNQPCLISPSGSPLPVPATASVSSEPPLNQPGDTIIPDSMDEEEEEEEEDSCSEYDNVGSDAEGVEQDIDQVLQVEDQSMQVRYYKHYPEPQDGSYVETEDGIYVEHQDRTYAEHQDRTYVQHQDRTYVECEDRTYVEHQDRTYVECEDRTYVEHQDRTYAEHQDRTYAEHQDRTYAEHQDRTYVEHQDRTYVEHQDRTYVECEDRTYIEHEDGTYVECEDGTYCPKDDSYVEGSVEGNSLEGDGSSTGQCKHTRSLYGPESEEMVMYNERLETHTNPCISSEHQFSDNPCHASKAGDEEEKGNVEVQEEEVEGQEEVEGQKGQEEGQKLQEQVEGQEEVEGQKGEEEVEGQKGQEDVKGQKGEEERKSGM